A single genomic interval of Adhaeribacter pallidiroseus harbors:
- a CDS encoding bestrophin family protein, whose amino-acid sequence MLLKKNIPISYIFGKVKYEISFVFVYATIIGIWDKYFHTININIPLSVPMVLGTVLSLLLAFKSNQAYDRWWEARIVWGAIVNDSRTLTRQLLNFISDPYVSVNVKNFQDRFVHRQIAWCHSLGQSLRNQIPTQKLDQYLEAAELEYVGKHDNVPNALLQLHSRDLKMLLQEGQINKFQQLGLDETLTRLCDSMGKCERIKNTVFPVTYSLYIHFSLFIFVLLLPFALLETFGLFQIPMVITIALSFFLIEKMAIHLQDPFENKPTDTPVTSITLTIERNLKQMVNDHHQVPEKVKATSFYVL is encoded by the coding sequence ATGTTATTGAAAAAAAATATTCCCATATCCTATATATTCGGGAAAGTAAAATATGAAATAAGTTTTGTATTTGTTTATGCTACTATTATTGGTATTTGGGATAAATACTTTCACACCATTAATATTAATATCCCGCTGAGTGTGCCCATGGTGCTGGGCACAGTGCTCTCGCTGCTACTGGCATTTAAATCTAACCAAGCCTACGACCGTTGGTGGGAAGCCCGCATTGTGTGGGGCGCCATTGTAAATGATTCCCGAACCTTGACCCGGCAGTTGCTTAATTTTATATCAGACCCTTACGTATCGGTTAACGTGAAAAACTTTCAGGACCGCTTCGTGCATCGCCAGATTGCCTGGTGCCACAGCCTGGGCCAGTCGCTCCGAAATCAAATACCTACCCAAAAACTCGATCAATATTTGGAAGCGGCCGAATTAGAGTACGTGGGCAAACACGATAACGTGCCCAATGCGCTGCTGCAACTGCACAGCCGCGATTTAAAAATGCTTTTGCAGGAAGGTCAAATTAACAAATTTCAGCAATTAGGTTTAGACGAGACCCTAACCCGGCTTTGCGACTCTATGGGTAAATGCGAACGCATCAAAAACACGGTATTTCCGGTGACATACAGCTTATACATTCATTTCTCGCTGTTTATATTCGTGTTGCTATTGCCCTTTGCGCTCCTGGAAACCTTTGGTTTATTTCAAATTCCGATGGTAATAACGATTGCCTTGTCTTTCTTTTTAATTGAAAAAATGGCGATTCACTTACAGGATCCTTTCGAAAATAAACCTACCGATACGCCAGTTACTTCTATTACCTTAACCATCGAACGTAACCTCAAACAAATGGTAAACGACCATCACCAAGTTCCGGAAAAAGTAAAAGCTACCAGCTTCTATGTTTTGTAA